A window of Mucilaginibacter paludis DSM 18603 contains these coding sequences:
- a CDS encoding helix-turn-helix domain-containing protein yields the protein MKLLRWHVYYGVPLFLMLPYLIFFVIDYAIHGNLETDLKYGMIAPFIYALVLLWAIFRAIHIKNKTHRNQHQYLEEIAMYCAVSPWATLAFFGFTETSQLVEVLCTNTGIIAISFLFIVKSIKKARSEYRRMLQLHMDNVNPAIIQENFIRYGLTKMEIEIAQLILKGMGNKDIAEALHISEETVKKHIYNTFKKVKVKNRSGLIFKLQNVHFSLFGALFL from the coding sequence TTGAAATTATTACGCTGGCACGTCTATTACGGCGTCCCTTTGTTTTTAATGCTTCCTTATTTGATCTTTTTTGTCATTGATTATGCCATTCACGGAAACCTTGAAACCGATTTGAAATATGGTATGATCGCTCCCTTTATTTATGCATTGGTCTTACTATGGGCGATTTTCAGGGCGATACACATCAAAAATAAAACGCACCGAAATCAACACCAGTATCTTGAAGAAATCGCCATGTATTGTGCCGTTAGCCCTTGGGCAACCTTAGCATTTTTTGGCTTTACAGAAACCAGCCAGCTTGTAGAAGTGCTCTGCACCAATACGGGGATCATCGCGATCAGCTTTTTATTTATAGTAAAATCCATCAAAAAGGCAAGAAGCGAGTACCGCCGCATGTTACAACTCCATATGGATAACGTCAACCCGGCAATTATCCAGGAGAATTTTATCCGCTACGGCCTCACTAAAATGGAAATAGAAATCGCACAGCTAATTCTGAAAGGGATGGGCAATAAAGACATTGCTGAAGCACTGCATATTTCCGAAGAAACGGTAAAAAAACATATTTATAACACCTTCAAAAAAGTAAAGGTCAAGAACCGTTCCGGGCTGATTTTTAAACTGCAAAATGTCCATTTCTCCCTGTTTGGGGCTCTTTTTCTATAA
- a CDS encoding GNAT family N-acetyltransferase, with the protein MIKAQITDKDAVVRLLTQAFEDNQSVNYIVRNGARRTERIMALMDYSFEMCSLFGEVWLSDDRKACALLLYPQNKKTTLSAILLDVKLIFNAIGIGGIKKAMEREKKIKAKQPKGSKMYLWFIGVDPAEQHKGIGEKLLKEVIASAGEKHLPLYLETSTVSNLPWYERYGFQIYDQLELNYTLYFLKR; encoded by the coding sequence ATGATTAAAGCTCAAATTACCGACAAAGATGCAGTTGTTCGATTATTGACCCAGGCGTTTGAAGATAACCAAAGCGTAAACTACATCGTCCGCAATGGTGCCCGGCGAACGGAGCGCATCATGGCCTTAATGGATTATTCGTTTGAAATGTGTTCTCTATTCGGAGAAGTATGGCTTTCCGACGACCGGAAAGCTTGCGCATTGCTACTTTACCCGCAAAATAAAAAGACCACTTTGTCAGCTATCCTGTTGGATGTCAAATTGATTTTCAACGCTATCGGGATAGGCGGGATAAAAAAAGCGATGGAAAGGGAAAAAAAAATAAAAGCCAAACAGCCCAAAGGGTCAAAGATGTATTTATGGTTCATAGGAGTTGACCCAGCCGAGCAGCATAAAGGCATCGGCGAAAAGCTTTTAAAGGAAGTGATCGCCAGCGCCGGAGAAAAACATTTGCCCCTTTACCTGGAAACCTCGACTGTAAGCAATTTACCCTGGTATGAACGCTATGGCTTTCAGATATATGATCAGCTTGAACTTAATTATACCCTCTATTTTTTAAAAAGATAG
- a CDS encoding LexA family protein codes for MKSATIQIFKVLKSVTELPLFLSTIQAGFPSPADDYLEDAISLDDICVSNPASTFLGRVKGQSLRDICIYEGDIVVIDKSLEPEHRDLVVCAIDGEFNAKILHLDALQGIRLLSANPGFQPIVIHDLTDFRVWGVVTYIIQNIKNRSHDWNY; via the coding sequence ATGAAATCGGCCACTATTCAAATCTTCAAAGTTTTAAAGTCTGTAACGGAATTACCGCTATTCCTGTCAACGATACAAGCTGGTTTTCCATCGCCTGCCGATGATTATTTAGAGGATGCGATAAGCCTCGATGACATTTGCGTTTCCAATCCGGCAAGCACTTTCCTGGGACGGGTTAAGGGCCAATCCCTTAGAGACATTTGCATTTACGAGGGTGATATCGTAGTGATTGATAAATCACTTGAACCCGAACATCGTGATTTGGTGGTGTGTGCGATTGATGGAGAGTTTAATGCGAAGATCTTGCACTTGGATGCCTTGCAGGGTATACGGTTATTATCCGCTAACCCCGGTTTTCAACCCATTGTTATCCATGACCTAACCGATTTTAGGGTTTGGGGGGTAGTTACCTATATCATTCAAAATATTAAAAATCGTTCCCATGATTGGAATTATTGA
- a CDS encoding Y-family DNA polymerase, with product MIGIIDCNNFYASCERVFNPALKDVPVIIYSNNDGAVIARSEEAKALGIGMAVPMFEIKRLMKLHDIKGFSSNYTLYGDMSRRIKAIIRTLFKDVEDYSIDESFVDCNGLEYRDYFEYIKTARDKITNWSGVPVSIGVAETKTLAKLANRIAKKQFRKIGVYIIDNEEKRLAALKATDINNVWGIGGRITKRLNAKGIHTAYDLSLIDTDWAKANFSVVLQRTVYELKGIPCIPLELIPPGKQNIASQKSFGVYQTELEPIAEALANYTARVSEKLRRQKCVAGGIEVWLGTNNFSKTDKQYFPSIHTVCDVPTDYTPYLIKRAITGLKKIYRNEFLYKRVGVMLTDIRDASDGTLNLFCPYTRQKEITVIQQVDRINRLLGRDTVRSAQQGFVADWRMKQESLSGFFTTRLSDIIEIK from the coding sequence ATGATTGGAATTATTGATTGCAATAATTTTTATGCCAGTTGCGAACGGGTATTTAACCCGGCACTTAAAGATGTGCCAGTTATAATTTATAGTAACAATGATGGCGCGGTCATTGCCCGTAGTGAGGAAGCCAAAGCATTAGGCATCGGCATGGCTGTTCCGATGTTTGAAATAAAGCGACTAATGAAGCTTCATGATATAAAAGGCTTTAGCAGTAATTATACGCTTTATGGTGATATGTCCAGGAGAATAAAAGCTATTATCCGCACGTTGTTTAAAGATGTTGAAGATTATAGTATTGATGAGTCTTTCGTGGATTGCAACGGATTGGAATATCGTGACTACTTCGAGTATATAAAAACTGCAAGGGATAAAATTACTAATTGGTCTGGTGTGCCTGTTTCTATTGGGGTGGCAGAAACCAAAACACTTGCTAAACTCGCTAACCGTATAGCAAAGAAGCAGTTCAGAAAGATCGGGGTTTATATCATTGATAACGAGGAAAAGCGTTTAGCGGCTTTAAAGGCGACCGATATAAATAATGTTTGGGGGATTGGCGGCAGGATAACCAAGCGACTAAATGCTAAGGGGATTCATACGGCTTATGATTTATCTTTAATTGATACTGATTGGGCAAAAGCTAATTTCAGTGTTGTCTTACAGCGCACGGTTTATGAATTAAAAGGCATCCCCTGCATCCCCTTAGAACTCATACCGCCGGGGAAGCAGAATATTGCTTCACAAAAAAGCTTTGGGGTTTATCAAACAGAATTGGAGCCGATAGCTGAGGCCCTGGCCAACTATACAGCACGTGTGTCTGAAAAACTGCGGCGACAAAAGTGCGTTGCGGGTGGGATAGAAGTTTGGTTGGGGACTAATAATTTTTCAAAAACGGATAAACAATATTTTCCGTCCATTCATACCGTTTGCGATGTGCCAACAGATTATACGCCTTATTTGATTAAACGGGCGATAACCGGATTAAAAAAAATTTACCGGAATGAGTTTCTTTATAAACGTGTCGGCGTGATGCTGACCGATATAAGGGATGCCAGCGACGGCACGCTAAATTTGTTTTGTCCATATACCCGGCAAAAGGAGATAACCGTAATTCAGCAGGTTGACCGCATCAATCGTTTACTTGGCCGTGATACGGTGCGTTCCGCACAACAGGGTTTTGTTGCCGACTGGCGCATGAAACAGGAAAGTTTAAGCGGTTTTTTCACGACTCGTTTAAGTGATATAATTGAAATCAAATGA
- the mobC gene encoding conjugal transfer protein MobC, which translates to MQTGEDTQGLRKIVDFTRLISIFILAIHFYITCYHAFEAWHWTAGITDRIISNIAKTGLFNGIIKPKLAVLLCLAISLVGIKGRKDEKIGYKSIIAYLFSGLLLYWLSVLFFYMPASITIIAACYIILTGIGFLLMLTGGAWLSRLLKDKLSKDVFNTDNETFPQEERLLENEYSINLPAKYNLKGKVRDSWINVINPMRGLLVSGSPGAGKSYFVIRHVIDQHLKKGFSMLIYDFKFDDLSKIAYNKLMMYKGNYEVKPAFYVINFDDLNRSHRCNPLEPDGMLDITDAAEASRTIMMGLNREWIRKQGDFFVESPINFLTALIWYLRKYENGKFCTLPHVIELMQTDYEQLFAILQREEEVQALINPFILAFNNNAKAQLEGQIASAKIGLSRLSSPTLYYVLSGNDFTLDLNNPKAPKIICLGNNPQKLQTYGAVLSLYISRLIKQVNQKGKLKSSLIFDEFPTIFFNNMDSLIATARSNKVATTLAVQDFSQLKKDYGAEQADVITGIVGNIISGQVTGDTAKKLAENFGKIVQDKNSLTINSSDTSFSKATQLDYAIPASKIASLSSGEFVGIVADNPEERINLKLFHSEIQNDHDTIAKEEAAYKAIPLIGYVSPEDVEENYKQIKADIALLIKTEMEKVEESKPKDVDKQTEGTNQKKEKTADSKQSPDRAQIAPGIEQKEQDATTQKVEQQNLEQADEQGISY; encoded by the coding sequence ATGCAGACCGGAGAAGATACCCAGGGATTAAGAAAGATCGTCGATTTTACCCGTTTGATCAGCATTTTTATTTTAGCTATCCATTTTTATATCACTTGCTACCATGCCTTTGAAGCGTGGCACTGGACGGCAGGCATCACGGACAGGATCATAAGCAACATCGCTAAAACAGGCTTATTTAATGGAATCATCAAACCGAAACTGGCCGTATTGCTTTGCCTGGCTATTTCTTTGGTGGGCATCAAAGGCCGGAAAGATGAAAAGATCGGCTATAAAAGCATTATTGCTTATCTATTTAGCGGCTTGCTTCTATATTGGCTAAGTGTATTATTTTTTTATATGCCTGCCAGTATCACTATTATAGCCGCTTGCTACATCATATTAACAGGTATCGGCTTTTTACTAATGCTAACTGGCGGTGCCTGGTTATCGCGCTTGCTCAAAGACAAGTTGAGCAAGGATGTTTTCAACACAGATAATGAAACTTTCCCCCAAGAGGAAAGACTGCTTGAAAATGAGTACTCCATTAACCTGCCCGCGAAGTATAATTTGAAAGGTAAGGTCAGGGATAGTTGGATAAACGTTATTAACCCGATGCGCGGCCTGTTGGTGTCAGGTTCGCCGGGAGCGGGTAAATCATACTTTGTTATTCGGCATGTGATAGACCAGCACCTGAAAAAAGGGTTTTCCATGCTGATTTATGACTTTAAATTTGATGACCTTTCCAAGATCGCTTACAATAAACTGATGATGTACAAGGGAAACTACGAGGTAAAGCCTGCCTTTTACGTTATCAATTTTGACGATCTCAACCGATCCCACCGCTGTAACCCGCTTGAACCTGATGGTATGCTTGATATAACCGACGCGGCAGAGGCCAGCCGCACGATCATGATGGGTCTAAACCGCGAATGGATACGTAAACAAGGTGATTTTTTTGTAGAAAGCCCCATCAATTTTTTGACGGCGTTAATATGGTATCTGCGTAAATATGAGAACGGCAAATTTTGTACGCTCCCTCATGTAATTGAATTAATGCAGACTGATTACGAACAGCTATTTGCCATCTTACAGCGGGAAGAAGAAGTGCAGGCCCTGATCAATCCTTTTATTCTGGCCTTTAATAATAACGCCAAAGCACAACTGGAGGGTCAAATTGCCAGTGCGAAGATCGGCCTGTCCCGCCTATCTTCGCCAACACTATATTATGTTTTGTCCGGCAACGATTTTACGCTTGACCTTAACAACCCTAAAGCGCCTAAGATCATCTGCCTTGGTAATAATCCTCAAAAGCTGCAAACCTATGGGGCAGTCCTATCGCTTTATATTTCGCGATTGATCAAACAGGTCAATCAGAAAGGGAAATTGAAAAGCAGCTTGATATTCGACGAGTTTCCAACTATATTTTTTAATAACATGGACAGCCTGATCGCAACGGCCCGAAGCAATAAAGTAGCGACGACACTTGCCGTTCAGGACTTTAGCCAGCTTAAAAAGGATTATGGCGCTGAACAGGCGGACGTGATAACCGGGATAGTCGGCAACATTATCAGTGGGCAGGTAACAGGCGATACCGCTAAAAAGCTGGCAGAGAATTTCGGTAAAATCGTTCAGGATAAAAACAGCCTGACCATCAATAGCAGCGATACTTCATTCTCAAAAGCTACTCAACTTGATTATGCTATACCGGCATCAAAGATCGCTTCGCTGTCATCAGGGGAATTTGTAGGCATAGTTGCCGACAATCCCGAAGAACGCATCAACCTGAAATTATTTCATAGCGAAATCCAGAACGATCATGACACAATTGCCAAAGAGGAAGCCGCTTACAAAGCTATTCCCCTGATCGGTTACGTTTCCCCTGAAGATGTGGAAGAAAATTATAAACAGATCAAAGCTGATATTGCATTGCTTATTAAAACCGAGATGGAAAAGGTTGAGGAAAGCAAACCGAAAGATGTAGACAAGCAAACAGAGGGCACCAATCAAAAAAAAGAAAAAACCGCCGATAGTAAGCAAAGTCCAGATAGAGCGCAGATCGCGCCCGGTATAGAACAAAAAGAGCAGGACGCTACCACTCAAAAAGTCGAGCAACAAAATCTTGAACAGGCAGATGAACAGGGAATTAGTTACTAA
- a CDS encoding DUF5712 family protein, giving the protein MFINITASDTADNKGSSSDLVHYLDKENRMDRDKEPELWFNQDRRAIPSYEPVQAIDNNIAKLSKTDAKFFLVNISPSQKEIAWLKEQFGDDGAKEQLKAYAVKIMDEYARNFKRPGIDSNKDLLWFGKLENHRYYSHKDKEVQQGLRKRGERKPGEQMHIQVIVSRKDMTNKVKLSPMNNSKGRNAEHARRMGQFDRSAFKQSGERLFDEQFKFDRGLSESYAYANAKKKGGLEERVAMRSERRNRIPLTHRPQQEPLQGRPLAPAILQTLTKPTQKAAPHIPIKKKKKRNGPEQDQGLSF; this is encoded by the coding sequence ATGTTTATCAATATCACCGCCAGCGATACCGCCGACAATAAAGGCAGCAGCAGCGACTTAGTTCATTATCTTGATAAGGAAAACCGGATGGACAGGGATAAGGAGCCGGAATTATGGTTTAATCAGGACCGCCGGGCTATTCCTTCATACGAGCCGGTGCAGGCCATAGATAACAATATCGCCAAGCTTAGTAAAACAGACGCAAAATTCTTTCTCGTTAATATCAGTCCAAGCCAGAAAGAGATCGCCTGGTTAAAGGAGCAATTTGGTGATGATGGCGCAAAGGAGCAGCTTAAAGCCTACGCAGTCAAAATCATGGACGAGTATGCACGAAACTTTAAGCGCCCCGGTATTGACAGCAACAAGGACTTGCTTTGGTTCGGAAAGCTGGAAAATCATCGCTATTACAGCCATAAGGATAAAGAAGTACAACAGGGATTACGCAAGCGCGGTGAACGAAAACCGGGCGAACAGATGCACATACAGGTGATTGTCAGCCGCAAGGATATGACCAATAAGGTCAAGCTTAGCCCGATGAATAACTCCAAAGGCAGGAATGCCGAACACGCTCGTCGCATGGGCCAGTTTGACCGTTCGGCATTCAAACAGTCAGGTGAGCGGCTCTTTGACGAACAATTCAAATTCGACCGTGGCTTGAGTGAAAGCTACGCCTATGCGAATGCCAAAAAGAAGGGCGGCTTAGAAGAGCGCGTGGCCATGCGATCAGAACGGCGGAACCGGATACCGCTCACCCATAGGCCACAGCAGGAACCGCTACAAGGACGTCCTTTAGCCCCGGCCATCCTGCAAACGTTGACCAAGCCCACACAGAAAGCGGCACCACATATCCCTATCAAAAAGAAAAAGAAACGTAATGGCCCCGAGCAGGATCAGGGCTTATCATTTTAA
- a CDS encoding BfmA/BtgA family mobilization protein: protein MPTKDNYNKTLRFSAETDEKLGKVANSFGLSKFQFFNQMVEYFYRTKKDPTDINDEVLKKTLAKNHDTYIRFIRAQEEKILIPVKVELDRMVASQIKIIDSFNSQVLKANREILSGQQVQAQQGEKLMQILKEVTDTKESLKQKFIYILNFYYKATLNVSTREKETLLQEAIGHITKL from the coding sequence ATGCCAACAAAAGACAACTATAATAAAACGCTTCGCTTCTCAGCGGAAACCGATGAAAAGTTGGGTAAGGTTGCCAATAGTTTCGGCCTAAGTAAGTTCCAATTTTTCAATCAGATGGTCGAATATTTCTACCGCACAAAAAAAGATCCTACCGATATAAACGATGAAGTCTTAAAGAAAACGCTGGCCAAAAATCACGATACCTATATCCGTTTTATCAGGGCACAGGAAGAAAAGATTTTAATCCCCGTCAAGGTTGAGTTAGATCGGATGGTTGCTTCGCAGATCAAGATCATAGACAGCTTTAACAGCCAGGTATTAAAAGCGAACCGCGAAATCCTGTCAGGCCAGCAAGTGCAGGCCCAACAGGGCGAAAAGCTGATGCAAATACTCAAAGAAGTAACCGACACAAAGGAGAGCCTGAAACAAAAGTTCATTTACATTCTGAATTTTTATTACAAGGCGACTTTGAACGTATCAACAAGGGAAAAAGAGACGCTTCTGCAGGAAGCGATCGGTCACATTACAAAGCTTTAA
- a CDS encoding helix-turn-helix domain-containing protein produces MTTLDLITKDDLEQFKTELFAELKKLGIGRANQSASREWLKSAEVRKLLNISPGTLQTLRSAGIITYTKVGSLLYYKHEDIIKMLEGHKS; encoded by the coding sequence ATGACAACATTAGATTTAATTACCAAAGACGATCTGGAGCAATTCAAAACTGAACTGTTCGCAGAACTAAAAAAGCTTGGCATCGGACGCGCTAATCAGTCGGCGTCAAGAGAATGGCTGAAAAGTGCTGAGGTACGCAAGCTATTGAACATATCCCCAGGTACATTACAAACCCTACGTAGTGCAGGCATTATAACCTACACCAAAGTTGGCAGTCTGCTTTACTACAAGCATGAGGATATTATTAAAATGCTGGAGGGGCATAAATCATGA
- a CDS encoding helix-turn-helix transcriptional regulator, translated as MTVHLLSYEMAVSERKLFGRIKSIMGVTPNKYILIIRLQMAKEAIESENFHIVAEIANSVVPAISYGKRLCKCVDVPAPFELATTNKVGFLFSISRISDFNVIPPFFGGSRNPGYLYYQKAAIRIFMDKLLGREVFNYT; from the coding sequence ATGACTGTCCATTTATTAAGTTACGAAATGGCCGTAAGTGAAAGAAAACTATTCGGACGTATAAAATCCATTATGGGAGTAACTCCCAATAAATACATCCTTATCATTAGATTACAAATGGCTAAAGAAGCTATTGAAAGCGAAAATTTTCACATTGTAGCTGAAATAGCCAATTCTGTAGTACCCGCCATATCCTACGGTAAAAGATTGTGTAAGTGTGTGGATGTCCCTGCGCCATTCGAACTAGCAACGACAAACAAAGTGGGCTTCTTATTCTCCATAAGCCGGATTAGTGACTTTAATGTGATTCCCCCTTTCTTCGGGGGTAGTCGTAACCCCGGTTATCTGTACTACCAAAAAGCTGCCATCAGGATATTCATGGATAAACTGCTCGGCAGGGAGGTTTTTAACTATACATAA
- a CDS encoding class I SAM-dependent methyltransferase, giving the protein MLEKLILDEYLNVCDPAFSGLLSNFSLVPYGLIFLRNELVLNKRKNILEFGSGLSTLFMGQLIKKHGLKACICTIESGEEWISLLKEKVDQLKLAEYIKIIYAPLVEDSNYGKWYDMDILNRELNQEQLFDMIVIDGPPAFNPQIAKSRYRAIPYIFNSLSDNCFIFLDDANRMGEQEIIQLWNSQFNFDFKIYNKRFAVYWKGKYRDSNPSIMNSLLIRYDHLKTAHG; this is encoded by the coding sequence ATGCTTGAAAAATTGATTTTAGATGAATACCTGAATGTTTGTGATCCGGCTTTCTCAGGCCTGTTAAGTAACTTTTCATTGGTACCTTACGGCCTTATTTTTCTCAGAAATGAGCTTGTGTTAAACAAGAGAAAAAACATCCTTGAATTTGGATCAGGGCTTTCAACTTTGTTTATGGGGCAGCTAATCAAAAAACATGGTCTTAAAGCCTGCATCTGTACCATTGAAAGCGGTGAAGAATGGATTTCTCTTTTGAAAGAAAAAGTGGATCAGTTAAAATTAGCCGAATACATCAAAATTATTTACGCTCCTTTAGTGGAAGACAGTAATTATGGAAAATGGTATGACATGGATATCTTGAATCGCGAATTGAATCAGGAGCAACTGTTCGATATGATAGTTATAGATGGACCTCCTGCTTTCAATCCCCAAATTGCAAAATCAAGGTATAGGGCAATTCCTTATATCTTCAATTCCCTTTCCGATAACTGTTTTATTTTTTTAGACGATGCGAACAGAATGGGTGAACAGGAAATTATCCAGTTATGGAATAGCCAATTTAATTTTGATTTTAAAATATATAATAAACGTTTTGCAGTTTATTGGAAAGGAAAATATAGGGATAGTAATCCAAGCATAATGAATTCTTTATTAATTAGATACGACCATCTAAAAACGGCACATGGATAA
- a CDS encoding thioredoxin domain-containing protein, with amino-acid sequence MKSNDFNLPLRIVKGHMLSHPEYPNASSMMDLFSLFNVKYTFLKIDKNSLHNIKYPFLGHTIRKNVSDFEIVKTKIQLINNLNEFYESWDGIMITIEKQDHALSTQLKIFEQEENTIKLRNKFFTGGMVVMVLYILSLHFNFYSTTFFLLNVIGLVLCIMLLLSEFDVDSLALEKFCNSKVGQSCLKFNNDYSPKLLMDLGLADFGLVYFACLCLWALILMSVGMTSPILTSILPFCGISIPVVLYSIIAQKFKIKMWCRICLCIDAILLLNTFIGLITFDVKAIENGLVVSMPVLLLSLLISSSWIYIKKILLNGIIEQNKSIELLKRQYNPRYFFNYLSCQKFVDTAPVKGDLLVGSPLAKTKILIVTNPHCQYCSELHEAIEGVLENYPDDIFLTIRFSVENDESSLNYRATQQILQAYILRPSQLKIILSTWFKLMNTDKFKKYFQLTDELQDYTIIKSHSEWCNINRINRTPSLIINGYLIPKEYDLKQLCFFMPILIRNQSNAD; translated from the coding sequence ATGAAAAGCAATGATTTTAACCTACCCTTGAGGATAGTGAAAGGTCACATGTTGTCACACCCTGAATATCCAAATGCATCGAGTATGATGGATTTATTCTCCCTATTTAATGTTAAATATACCTTTTTAAAAATTGACAAGAATTCGCTGCATAATATTAAATATCCTTTTTTAGGACATACGATAAGAAAAAATGTGTCTGATTTTGAAATTGTTAAAACTAAAATTCAGTTAATCAATAACTTAAATGAATTTTATGAAAGTTGGGATGGCATTATGATAACAATCGAAAAACAGGATCATGCCTTATCCACCCAGCTGAAAATATTTGAGCAGGAAGAAAATACAATTAAACTCAGAAATAAGTTTTTTACCGGCGGGATGGTTGTGATGGTTTTGTATATACTATCCTTACATTTCAATTTTTATTCGACTACTTTTTTTTTACTTAATGTTATTGGCCTTGTATTATGTATTATGTTGTTACTCTCCGAATTCGACGTTGATTCGCTAGCCTTGGAGAAGTTTTGCAATTCAAAAGTCGGTCAAAGCTGCCTTAAATTTAATAACGACTACTCTCCGAAATTATTAATGGATCTAGGATTGGCCGATTTTGGACTAGTATATTTCGCTTGTCTTTGCTTATGGGCATTAATTTTAATGTCAGTAGGCATGACTTCGCCAATCTTAACTTCAATTCTACCTTTTTGCGGCATTTCAATTCCTGTTGTATTGTACTCTATTATTGCGCAAAAATTTAAAATAAAAATGTGGTGCCGGATATGCCTTTGCATAGACGCAATATTACTATTAAATACTTTTATAGGATTGATCACTTTTGATGTTAAAGCAATAGAAAATGGTCTCGTAGTTTCAATGCCAGTACTTCTACTCAGCTTGCTTATTTCTAGTTCATGGATTTACATAAAAAAGATATTATTAAATGGAATAATCGAACAAAATAAATCAATTGAATTGCTTAAAAGGCAATATAATCCTCGCTACTTTTTTAACTATTTATCTTGTCAAAAGTTTGTTGATACTGCTCCTGTTAAGGGCGACTTGTTGGTGGGAAGCCCTCTCGCAAAAACAAAAATACTAATTGTAACTAATCCGCATTGCCAATATTGCAGTGAATTACATGAGGCGATTGAGGGAGTGTTAGAGAATTATCCAGATGATATTTTTTTAACGATAAGATTTTCTGTGGAGAATGATGAAAGTAGTTTAAACTACCGAGCTACTCAGCAAATATTGCAAGCATATATTTTAAGGCCCTCCCAGTTAAAAATCATATTGTCTACTTGGTTTAAATTGATGAATACTGACAAATTCAAAAAATATTTTCAATTAACAGATGAACTTCAAGATTACACTATAATAAAAAGCCACTCTGAATGGTGTAATATAAATCGAATTAATCGCACTCCTTCTTTAATAATTAATGGGTACCTAATTCCAAAAGAATATGATTTAAAGCAACTTTGTTTTTTTATGCCAATCTTAATCAGAAATCAAAGTAATGCTGATTAA